The proteins below come from a single Balaenoptera musculus isolate JJ_BM4_2016_0621 chromosome 1, mBalMus1.pri.v3, whole genome shotgun sequence genomic window:
- the MRPL20 gene encoding 39S ribosomal protein L20, mitochondrial — MVFLTAQLWLRNRVTDRYWRVQEVLKHARHFRGRKNRCYRLAVRAVTRAFVQCTRARRLKKRNLRTLWISRVTAASQEHGLKYPAFILNLIKCQVELNRKVLADLAIYEPKTFKSLAALAKRRRQEGFAAALGDGKEPEGIFSRVVQHL; from the exons ATGGTCTTCCTCACGGCGCAGCTCTGGCTGCGGAACCGCGTCACCGACCGCTACTGGCGGGTCCAGGAGGTGCTGAAGCACGCGCGG CACTTCCGGGGGAGGAAGAATCGGTGCTACCGGCTGGCAGTCAGGGCTGTGACGCGAGCGTTCGTGCAGTGCACCCGAGCCCGCAGGTTGAAGAAGAGGAACCTGCGGACG CTCTGGATCAGTCGAGTTACAGCTGCTTCCCAGGAACACGGCCTGAAGTACCCAGCATTCATCCTCAACTTGATTAAG TGCCAGGTGGAGCTCAACAGGAAAGTACTTGCAGATCTAGCCATCTACGAACCAAAGACTTTTAAATCTTTGGCTGCTTTGGCCAAAAGGAGGAGACAGGAAGGATTTGCTGCTGCCTTGGGGGACGGGAAGGAGCCCGAAGGCATTTTTTCCAGGGTGGTACAGCACCTCTGA
- the ANKRD65 gene encoding ankyrin repeat domain-containing protein 65 isoform X1: MTATCTACSRDAGGDTPARTAAEAPCNTRQALLPSTCAIELLALAHACEDLTVLHSFIHSFNKHSVELPLCARHNGRLWIQRGGRPTEASACSGTALCRTPCSLRDESASLCDVLSRSSHSRRGVTVAYGMDSRVSEPQKQDLTEAGAEQELRWLELGSEEAPGAGTEGPSAPQAWGRLLQAVWKGHVGLVTQLLRQGASVEERDRAGRTPLHLAVLRGHVLLVRLLLQRGGRTVAADRAGRTPLHEAAWHGPSRVAELLLRRGASANACCEAGLTPLHWAAALGRTLLARRLLDAPGPGSAAADVRGWTAAHWAAAGGRLPVLELLAAGGGAGLDGALLVAAAAGQSAALRLLLTHGARVDTRDGVGATALGVAADLGRRQGCCWWTSARRPTAGRLGSGGGRSGHIGPHPPAPRCPGRPHGGRRPPPGQGCEGRRCWLAPHDPPASCRGARPRLHRRAFAEPRGQPHPGDAVGGGGPGPGACRLWRAGGVLGAQGPRAAGPEQDQRLQAPTAFRARRLLSAGLRPPARVHGRTPQRSLEEEEAVAGDPARSVGLTWNHSRLPGPRQPCSSSPVHALWRRD; encoded by the exons ATGACAGCGACATGCACAGCTTGTTCAAGGGACGCGGGTGGAGACACGCCGGCCAGGACAGCTGCTGAGGCCCCCTGCAACACACGCCAAGCCCTGCTGCCCAGCACATGTGCAATTGAACTGCTTGCACTGGCGCACGCGTGTGAAGATCTCACG gtcctccactcattcattcactcattcaacaagcaCTCCGTTGAGCTCCCGCTGTGCGCCAGGCACAACGGACGCCTGTGGATTCAACGCGGAGGGAGGCCAACAGAAGCCTCTGCCTGTAGCGGGACAGCTCTTTGCAG AACACCTTGCTCCTTACGGGACGAATCTGCCAGCCTGTGTGACGTGCTCTCACGAAGCTCTCATTCTAGAAGAGGAGTGACCGTGGCTTACGGG ATGGACTCTAGGGTCTCTGAGCCCCAGAAGCAGGACCTGACAGAGGCAGGGGCAGAGCAGGAACTGCGGTGGTTGGAGCTGGGCTCCGAGGAGGCCCCAGGAGCTGGGACAGAGGGGCCCAGCGCCCCACAGGCCTGGGGGCGCCTGCTGCAGGCCGTGTGGAAGGGTCACGTGGGCCTGGTGACTCAGCTGCTGCGGCAAGGGGCCAGTGTGGAGGAGAG GGACCGCGCGGGCAGGACCCCGCTGCATCTGGCCGTGCTGCGCGGCCACGTGCTGCTGGTGCGTCTCCTGCTGCAGCGCGGGGGCCGGACCGTAGCCGCAGACCGCGCGGGGCGCACGCCGCTGCACGAGGCCGCCTGGCACGGGCCCTCGCGGGTGGCCGAGCTGCTCCTACGGCGCGGGGCGTCGGCGAACGCGTGCTGCGAGGCCGGCCTCACGCCGCTGCACTGGGCCGCCGCGCTGGGCCGCACGCTGCTGGCCAGGCGCCTGCTGGACGCACCGGGCCCGGGCTCCGCGGCGGCGGACGTGCGCGGTTGGACGGCGGCGCACTGGGCGGCCGCGGGCGGCCGGTTGCCGGTGCTCGAGCTGCTGGCGGCGGGCGGTGGCGCGGGCCTGGACGGCGCCCTGCTCGTGGCGGCCGCGGCCGGGCAGTCGGCAGCGCTGCGCCTCCTCCTGACGCACGGGGCGCGGGTGGACACCCGGGACGGCGTGGGGGCCACGGCGCTGGGTGTCGCGGCCGACCTGGGCCGCCGGCAG GGCTGCTGCTGGTGGACATCTGCTCGCCGTCCAACTGCTGGCCGCCTGGGGAGCGGAGGTGGACGCTCGGGACACATTGGGCCTCACCCCCCTGCACCACGCTGCCCGGGGAGGCCACATGGAGGTCGCCGGCCACCTCCTGGCCAGGGGTGCGAAGGTCGACGCTGCTGGCTGGCTCCACATGACCCCCCTGCATCTTGCCGTGGAGCGCGGCCACGGCTCCACCGCAGAGCTTTTGCTGAGCCAAGGGGCCAGCCCCACCCGGGGGACGCAGTGGGGGGAGGTGGCCCAGGACCTGGGGCCTGCCGTCTGTGGAGAGCAGGAGGAGTCCTAGGGGCACAGGGCCCCAGGGCTGCAGGGCCAGAGCAGGACCAAAGGCTCCAGGCTCCCACGGCCTTCAGGGCACGCAGGCTCCTCTCCGCTGGTCTGAGGCCACCTGCCAGGGTGCACGGGAGAACACCCCAGAggtccctggaggaggaggaagcagtggCTGGAGACCCAGCAAGAAGCGTGGGGCTGACCTGGAACCATTCCAGACTCCCAGGGCCACGTCAGCCCTGCAGCTCCAGCCCTGTGCACGCTCTTTGGAGGAGAGACTGA
- the ANKRD65 gene encoding ankyrin repeat domain-containing protein 65 isoform X2, translating into MTATCTACSRDAGGDTPARTAAEAPCNTRQALLPSTCAIELLALAHACEDLTVLHSFIHSFNKHSVELPLCARHNGRLWIQRGGRPTEASACSGTALCRTPCSLRDESASLCDVLSRSSHSRRGVTVAYGMDSRVSEPQKQDLTEAGAEQELRWLELGSEEAPGAGTEGPSAPQAWGRLLQAVWKGHVGLVTQLLRQGASVEERDRAGRTPLHLAVLRGHVLLVRLLLQRGGRTVAADRAGRTPLHEAAWHGPSRVAELLLRRGASANACCEAGLTPLHWAAALGRTLLARRLLDAPGPGSAAADVRGWTAAHWAAAGGRLPVLELLAAGGGAGLDGALLVAAAAGQSAALRLLLTHGARVDTRDGVGATALGVAADLGRRQDMEMLLEHGADPSLKDRHGRSALHRAAAGGHLLAVQLLAAWGAEVDARDTLGLTPLHHAARGGHMEVAGHLLARGAKVDAAGWLHMTPLHLAVERGHGSTAELLLSQGASPTRGTQWGEVAQDLGPAVCGEQEES; encoded by the exons ATGACAGCGACATGCACAGCTTGTTCAAGGGACGCGGGTGGAGACACGCCGGCCAGGACAGCTGCTGAGGCCCCCTGCAACACACGCCAAGCCCTGCTGCCCAGCACATGTGCAATTGAACTGCTTGCACTGGCGCACGCGTGTGAAGATCTCACG gtcctccactcattcattcactcattcaacaagcaCTCCGTTGAGCTCCCGCTGTGCGCCAGGCACAACGGACGCCTGTGGATTCAACGCGGAGGGAGGCCAACAGAAGCCTCTGCCTGTAGCGGGACAGCTCTTTGCAG AACACCTTGCTCCTTACGGGACGAATCTGCCAGCCTGTGTGACGTGCTCTCACGAAGCTCTCATTCTAGAAGAGGAGTGACCGTGGCTTACGGG ATGGACTCTAGGGTCTCTGAGCCCCAGAAGCAGGACCTGACAGAGGCAGGGGCAGAGCAGGAACTGCGGTGGTTGGAGCTGGGCTCCGAGGAGGCCCCAGGAGCTGGGACAGAGGGGCCCAGCGCCCCACAGGCCTGGGGGCGCCTGCTGCAGGCCGTGTGGAAGGGTCACGTGGGCCTGGTGACTCAGCTGCTGCGGCAAGGGGCCAGTGTGGAGGAGAG GGACCGCGCGGGCAGGACCCCGCTGCATCTGGCCGTGCTGCGCGGCCACGTGCTGCTGGTGCGTCTCCTGCTGCAGCGCGGGGGCCGGACCGTAGCCGCAGACCGCGCGGGGCGCACGCCGCTGCACGAGGCCGCCTGGCACGGGCCCTCGCGGGTGGCCGAGCTGCTCCTACGGCGCGGGGCGTCGGCGAACGCGTGCTGCGAGGCCGGCCTCACGCCGCTGCACTGGGCCGCCGCGCTGGGCCGCACGCTGCTGGCCAGGCGCCTGCTGGACGCACCGGGCCCGGGCTCCGCGGCGGCGGACGTGCGCGGTTGGACGGCGGCGCACTGGGCGGCCGCGGGCGGCCGGTTGCCGGTGCTCGAGCTGCTGGCGGCGGGCGGTGGCGCGGGCCTGGACGGCGCCCTGCTCGTGGCGGCCGCGGCCGGGCAGTCGGCAGCGCTGCGCCTCCTCCTGACGCACGGGGCGCGGGTGGACACCCGGGACGGCGTGGGGGCCACGGCGCTGGGTGTCGCGGCCGACCTGGGCCGCCGGCAG GACATGGAGATGCTGCTTGAGCACGGGGCCGACCCAAGCCTCAAGGACAGGCACGGCCGCTCTGCACTCCACAGGGCTGCTGCTGGTGGACATCTGCTCGCCGTCCAACTGCTGGCCGCCTGGGGAGCGGAGGTGGACGCTCGGGACACATTGGGCCTCACCCCCCTGCACCACGCTGCCCGGGGAGGCCACATGGAGGTCGCCGGCCACCTCCTGGCCAGGGGTGCGAAGGTCGACGCTGCTGGCTGGCTCCACATGACCCCCCTGCATCTTGCCGTGGAGCGCGGCCACGGCTCCACCGCAGAGCTTTTGCTGAGCCAAGGGGCCAGCCCCACCCGGGGGACGCAGTGGGGGGAGGTGGCCCAGGACCTGGGGCCTGCCGTCTGTGGAGAGCAGGAGGAGTCCTAG
- the TMEM88B gene encoding transmembrane protein 88B → MSEQERETEEDEGGGASDTAPMLPRRLPDHQASDPMSPGWAGQAAPGRGILQLPRRALAALLLHLLLPAAVFLLLLLPAATTVYLGFLCHSRVHPAPRPACRALLSDRGSAALIVSGFLSLPPLLVLASAARARLARRLRSLLPPPTWSPGPRRHPDGEEQLCAWV, encoded by the exons ATGAGTgagcaggagagggagacagaggaggacGAGGGAGGGGGCGCTTCAGACACGGCACCCATGCTGCCCCGAAGGCTTCCTGACCACCAGGCCTCAGACCCGATGTCCCCAGGGTGGGCGGGCCAGGCTGCCCCAGGCCGGGGGATCCTGCAGCTGCCACGTCGGGCCCTGGCTGCGCTCCTGCTCCATCTGCTGCTGCCCGCAGCCgtgttcctgctgctgctgctgcccgcAGCCACCACTGTGTACCTGGGATTCCTGTGCCACTCGAGG GTCCACCCGGCGCCCCGCCCCGCGTGCCGCGCGCTGCTGTCCGACCGCGGCTCCGCGGCGCTCATCGTGTCGGGCTTCCTCTCGCTGCCTCCGCTGCTGGTACTCGCCTCGGCCGCCCGCGCCCGCCTGGCCCGACGCCTCCGCTCGCTGCTGCCACCCCCGACCTGGAGTCCCGGACCCCGCCGCCACCCCGACGGGGAGGAGCAGCTCTGCGCCTGGGTGTGA